A section of the Oncorhynchus nerka isolate Pitt River linkage group LG3, Oner_Uvic_2.0, whole genome shotgun sequence genome encodes:
- the LOC115107622 gene encoding uncharacterized protein LOC115107622 isoform X2: MPAEHCEVSELIETMESSEPSAQSAEPCIISDKINNSLDYTGHQKVNGQMDPAVQIVDHYSMNGEHAEESKPFVHYNGHSVGYEQCITKPCEDYPVLHKHTNQYKSSELSKSFEECSQNCECFDFSKSSEHYANDCLASVFSQHCEHFTECFQSSEQCRSSDQHCKSFESSEPAENSEFLAQCKISDFIPDISESNESKISFEHYTGICEYSEKYNHIDDPTEYNETTKPIDEDLKPSQPTFQQIEICGLFDSEFCIILEPIHSSDLNMPSQHYAEQDSPNESRHVSEVHEPSEQTLLAEQSNHQSADYDMPSGHCELQNAFYEQRETSVQCELSEQCKYCESYPCQHKSTNDKCYEPSSSFYYEEDKSSDCSSIETRSFESLIYDSINLDPLTDSAEFYEALVEEGAQDKSSSDIWESFDNCTVVVECEESNADEDKPHSDAVVVEGFFDLFDKEDTYTFAQRQPYTSCFEGGGVHELFFEQCKTHVSIMNEEQTQMPCAKKGLEVFHQEVEEVDESYDACADDGQFNVDCTDDETSASGSFADEESCESCFEEATAYEVEFYEAFVAEDNAIEAEAYEPFVEEEELCIAENEAGDAQANGPLVDEDNTYDEHSAEEASHGSSSDVSSVEDDEASEGQNDLTYEPCFEEEETCDEEYQTICVAEDELYNQYAEDKAYGSYGPCDKDCDAYGREHTQFSTEGEDNALCTEACEPSAEEHHEYQSEDNESNVNQEANGFCTEEDSHDQCNDEMDYDSTPETHLKGEVCTEERKNGAPCAEENESPESFEVITKDTALCTEGSKPAMPDGIEFNGDQTDSSTTSSEEIDERSKSSELCEQLNTPYLSQNWEEHNGVSEHLQHPESEDLSEQVSEETSLPLDGAELSKDSIDREPLAHHAEQTEPSEQSELDEKMQLHEFFKIVASEQLSEESEEELSDDESFESCECEYCVLPREQVPAKPLLPQIKSKDSGKICVVIDLDETLVHSSFKPVNNADFIIPVEIDGTVHQVPVTSWFEDMADTELLDLIPFFERLSQVEDVYDILKQQGIAS, translated from the exons ATGCCTGCTGAACACTGCGAGGTGTCTGAACTAATTGAAACCATGGAATCAAGTGAGCCTTCTGCACAATCTGCTGAACCCTGCATCATTTCGGACAAAATAAATAACTCTTTGGACTATACTGGACACCAGAAGGTCAATGGACAAATGGATCCCGCTGTGCAGATTGTCGATCATTACAGCATGAATGGAGAACATGCAGAAGAGAGCAAACCTTTTGTGCATTATAATGGACATTCTGTGGGGTATGAGCAATGCATCACCAAGCCTTGTGAGGACTATCCTGTTCTCCACAAGCACACTAATCAGTATAAGTCTTCTGAGTTAAGCAAATCATTTGAAGAATGTTCTCAAAATTGTGAGTGCTTTGACTTCAGCAAGTCCTCTGAGCACTATGCTAATGACTGTCTAGCTTCTGTATTTAGCCAACACTGTGAACATTTCACAGAATGCTTCCAGTCATCTGAACAATGCAGGTCTTCTGATCAACACTGTAAGTCCTTTGAGTCAAGCGAACCTGCTGAGAACTCTGAGTTTTTAGCGCAATGTAAGATATCTGACTTCATACCTGACATCTCTGAATCCAATGAATCAAAAATATCATTTGAGCACTATACTGGAATTTGTGAGTATTCAGAAAAATACAATCATATTGATGACCCAACAGAATATAATGAGACTACAAAGCCAATTGATGAGGATTTAAAGCCCTCTCAGCCAACATTTCAACAAATTGAAATATGTGGGCTTTTTGACTCTGAGTTTTGCATAATATTAGAACCTATACATTCTTCAGATTTGAACATGCCTTCTCAACACTATGCTGAACAAGATTCTCCCAATGAAAGTAGACATGTCTCTGAAGTTCATGAACCTTCTGAGCAAACTCTGCTTGCTGAACAAAGCAATCATCAATCTGCTGACTATGATATGCCCTCTGGGCACTGTGAACTGCAAAATGCGTTCTATGAGCAAAGAGAGACAAGTGTACAGTGTGAACTCTCTGAGCAATGTAAATATTGTGAGAGCTATCCTTGTCAACATAAAAGCACAAATGACAAATGCTATGAGCCTAGCAGTTCATTTTATTATGAGGAAGACAAGTCTTCTGACTGCTCATCCATTGAAACAAGGTCTTTTGAATCTTTGATTTATGACAGTATAAATTTAGACCCATTAACTGATTCAGCTGAATTCTATGAagcgttggtggaagaaggagcACAGGACAAATCCAGCTCAGATATATGGGAATCATTTGATAATTGTACAGTTGTGGTAGAATGTGAAGAAAGCAATGCTGATGAAGACAAACCTCACTCGGATGCAGTCGTTGTTGAGGGATTCTTTGACTTATTTGATAAAGAGGATACTTATACTTTTGCCCAAAGGCAACCTTATACCTCTTGTTTTGAAGGGGGAGGGGTGCATGAGTTGTTTTTTGAACAATGCAAAACTCATGTGTCCATTATGAATGAGGAACAAACACAAATGCCCTGCGCCAAAAAAGGGCTTGAAGTTTTTCATCAAGAAGTGGAAGAAGTTGATGAATCTTATGATGCTTGTGCTGATGATGGACAATTTAATGTAGACTGTACTGATGATGAGACATCCGCCTCTGGATCCTTTGCAGATGAGGAATCATGTGAATCTTGTTTTGAAGAAGCCACAGCTTATGAAGTTGAGTTTTATGAAGCTTTTGTAGCAGAAGACAATGCTATTGAGGCTGAGGCCTATGAGCCCTTTGTTGAGGAAGAGGAACTTTGCATTGCTGAAAATGAAGCTGGTGACGCTCAGGCCAATGGACCCTTAGTTGATGAGGACAACACGTACGACGAACACAGTGCAGAAGAAGCATCTCATGGATCCTCTTCTGACGTGTCTTCTGTTGAAGATGATGAAGCATCTGAGGGCCAAAATGATCTAACTTATGAACCATGCTTTGAAGAAGAGGAAACTTGTGATGAAGAATACCAGACAATATGCGTCGCAGAAGACGAATTATACAACCAATATGCTGAAGACAAAGCTTATGGATCCTATGGGCCGTGTGATAAAGATTGCGATGCATATGGCAGGGAACATACACAATTCTCTACCGAAGGGGAAGATAATGCACTATGCACTGAGGCCTGTGAACCAAGTGCTGAAGAGCACCATGAATATCAAAGTGAAGACAATGAATCTAATGTTAATCAAGAAGCTAATGGATTCTGTACTGAAGAAGACTCTCATGATCAGTGTAATGATGAAATGGATTATGACAGCACTCCTGAGACACATTTGAAAGGTGAAGTCTGCACTGAAGAGAGAAAGAATGGTGCTCCATGTGCTGAGGAGAATGAATCCCCTGAATCATTTGAGGTTATAACCAAAGACACCGCATTATGCACTGAAGGAAGCAAACCAGCTATGCCTGATGGTATTGAATTCAATGGGGATCAAACAGATTCCTCCACAACCTCTTCCGAAGAGATAGATGAGCGAAGCAAGTCATCTGAATTGTGTGAGCAGCTAAACACACCATATCTGTCTCAGAACTGGGAGGAACACAATGGTGTCTCAGAGCATCTCCAACACCCAGAGTCAGAGGACCTTTCAGAGCAGGTGTCTGAGGAAACAAGCCTCCCTCTTGATGGTGCTGAACTTAGTAAAGACTCCATAGACCGCGAGCCACTTGCACATCACGCCGAACAAACAGAGCCCTCCGAACAAAGTGAGCTGGATGAGAAAATGCAGTTGCATGAATTTTTTAAGATTGTGGCCTCTGAACAACTAAGTGAGGAGTCTGAGGAGGAGCTGAGTGACGATGAGTCCTTTGAGTCCTGTGAATGCGAGTACTGCGTCCTGCCTAGAGAACAG GTCCCGGCAAAACCTCTGCTACCTCAAATCAAGTCAAAAGACTCAGGGAAGATCTGTGTGGTGATTGATTTGGATGAAACATTAGTGCACAGTTCATTCAAG